The genomic region GCTGGCTCGAGATCACGCCATTGGTGAGCGGCGCAGGCTCGACCTTGGATTCTATCGGCCGAACTTCAGGCCTATTGGCTTCAGATCTGGGCTGAGCCGGCGGCACCGCGGCAGCCGCAGCCGCAAGCGTCGAGAGGCGCGCGGCGAGACGCGACGGGGCTGCTTCGGGAGCAGGGGCAGCCGACGCCTGAACCTGCGGAGCGGAGCGGGCCGGGATATCCGACGCATCCGCAACCTCGGCAGCAGCGTCGGAGCCGTTGCGTTCGGTGACCGCGGCGACGGTGTGGGTGGTCGCGGCCTTATCGAGGTTCTCCGCGAGCAGGTTACGCATGATGGCGTCGCGCGAGCCGCCGCTACGGCCGCCCAGCACCACGCCGATCAGGTGGCGGTTGCCGCGGCGCATCGAGGTCACGAGATTGAAGCCGGAGGCGCGAGTATAGCCGGTCTTGATGCCGTCCACGCCCTCGACATTCCCGAGCAGATGATTGTGGTTCCGGATCGACTGTCCGCGCCAGTTGAACGTCGAGGTCGCGAAATAGCGATAGTAGCGCGGGAAGCGCTCCTGGATGGCGCGGCCGAGCGTGGCCTGGTCGCGCGCGGTCGTGACCTGCTCGTCGTTGGGAAGACCGTTGGCGTTGCGGTAAACCGTCCTGGACATGCCGAGCGAACGCGCCTTGCGCGTCATCATCTGGGCGAAGTCGTCCTCGTCGCCGCCAATCGCTTCCGCGATCACAACGGCTGCGTCGTTGGCGGAGCGGGTGACGAGACCTTTGATCGCGTCCTCGACGCGGATGGTCTGGCCGGCACGCAGGTTCAGCTTGGTGGGATCCTGATCGGCGGCGTGCTGCGACACCGGCATCTCGGTGTCGAGCTTCATCTTCCCGGACTCGAGGCGCTCGAACAGCAAATAGAGCGTCATGATCTTGGTCAGCGAGGCCGGATGGCGGATCCCGTCGGGACTCGTGGCCTGAAGCACGGAGCCGGAGTTGCCGTCGACGATGATCGACGCGAATTTCGGGCTGGAACTCTCGGACACATCGCGCTGCACGCGGTGGTGCGCGGTGTGACGCCGGTGGCGCCGCGCCTCGGCAGCATCGGTGGTGAAGATGACTGCACTCGTGACCGCAAGAAGCCCAAAAACGCCAACCCGCGCCAAGCGCGAGGAAGACAAGTTTTTACGAAGCATGAAACCCCGTCCCCGTTTCTGACTTGATCACCGGCTCGTGAGGCGAAATTGTGCCCAAGGGACCCGGGATCATTACCTGCTCAGGCTGTCCTCCGCAGATGTTCGCCGCGGGGGACGTTGGACCTGAGCCGCTGTTCTGGCTAAGGTGATGTTCTCCAACGGCTTTTGGCCGCTTGTGGAAGTTGAACACGTCCAGGGAATCAAGGTAGGGGGCCGCGGTTTCCAAAAGCTTAAGGAACCATTGCGGGAAACCCCGGGAATCTTGGCAAATTTGCCCGCAATTTTGTGCGACGCACAAAATTCTTGACTTTTTTGTGCGTTGCACTAATCGTGAGCAGAGTCAGGGAGCCGGGGCTTCCGACAGGCTAGGGAAAAGGATTCCGAATGTTCAAGGTTGAAGACTTTCAGGGCTACGGGAAAGAGCACTTCGAGCAGTACGTCGCCTCCGCGACGTCGATGCAGCA from Bradyrhizobium lupini harbors:
- a CDS encoding serine hydrolase; the encoded protein is MLRKNLSSSRLARVGVFGLLAVTSAVIFTTDAAEARRHRRHTAHHRVQRDVSESSSPKFASIIVDGNSGSVLQATSPDGIRHPASLTKIMTLYLLFERLESGKMKLDTEMPVSQHAADQDPTKLNLRAGQTIRVEDAIKGLVTRSANDAAVVIAEAIGGDEDDFAQMMTRKARSLGMSRTVYRNANGLPNDEQVTTARDQATLGRAIQERFPRYYRYFATSTFNWRGQSIRNHNHLLGNVEGVDGIKTGYTRASGFNLVTSMRRGNRHLIGVVLGGRSGGSRDAIMRNLLAENLDKAATTHTVAAVTERNGSDAAAEVADASDIPARSAPQVQASAAPAPEAAPSRLAARLSTLAAAAAAVPPAQPRSEANRPEVRPIESKVEPAPLTNGVISSQPLSIIPGSSEPMKPVRVKTVQVKAGAVKVASAAPAQIAPQVTSTIASRSEVAETSGAVVARADLINKPEVASQPEAPKAEITRAELPWQPAGFGTGTGILGVLPAATAAAPAPAAAKLASADPALQPIQMSATTKAVATHSGWIVQVGALESENEAQQRIDAARSSARGLLSKADPFTEPVVAKDNRKLYRARFAGLDRDQAEAVCRTLKRADISCMTVRN